The following are from one region of the Actinoplanes sp. L3-i22 genome:
- a CDS encoding cell wall metabolism sensor histidine kinase WalK, whose translation MIRVPLRHSLVTRLLVTSVLIVIAAIVATAWLAASTATRAISQEQGQSLTDDKGVYDMLLGYAATHSDWSGAPALIQARAAKLDRRITLMTLDRAVLADSGPGPSLAAARPSATIDPLNVDTALTGGPLNGDTALTGGAARIDPRAVGPFRVPAAQRDELDKVAADALSCIRKVGAQGRVVDLPNGRPSIVVSGFDPDSYAAGCASKLAFVTTKAEVKPLAQLGRLATSCAGLSAKYRLGVWPDFSVFYASAVDSVKVAEVQPVASASSARISGCVEKARRAMLQAYVAPPALLFVTDPRSGADQTRFTLSRSNTIRIVTVTGGVLLATILVTVLVGYRLVRPLRALTDAADGHRPVPVSTQDEIGRLARALNDSTERRDRAEAQRRAMVSDVAHELRTPLTNIRSWLEAAQDDLAPTDGQLLELLHDEALLLQHIIDDLTDLAAADAGTLRVHPEPTYVRDVLTQVAESHRAPAQAAGVELTIAVQGDPVVTADPVRLRQVVGNLVANGIRYTPAGGSVTLAASEDRISVRDTGVGIAPENLPRIFDRFWRADGSRSRTTGGSGLGLAIARKLTEAHGGTLTAESTLAHGSTFTIRLPAPPPPPATPT comes from the coding sequence GTGATCCGGGTGCCGCTGCGGCACAGCCTGGTCACGCGGCTGCTGGTCACGTCGGTGCTGATCGTGATCGCCGCGATCGTGGCGACGGCGTGGCTGGCCGCGAGCACCGCCACCCGGGCCATCTCGCAGGAGCAGGGGCAGTCGCTGACCGACGACAAGGGCGTCTACGACATGCTCCTCGGCTACGCCGCCACGCACAGCGACTGGTCCGGCGCGCCCGCGCTGATCCAGGCCCGGGCCGCGAAACTGGACCGGCGGATCACGCTGATGACCCTGGACCGGGCGGTGCTCGCCGACTCCGGGCCGGGCCCGTCGCTGGCTGCCGCCCGGCCGTCCGCCACGATCGACCCGCTCAACGTGGACACCGCGCTGACCGGCGGCCCGCTCAACGGGGACACCGCGCTGACCGGCGGCGCCGCGCGGATCGACCCGCGGGCGGTCGGCCCGTTCCGGGTACCCGCCGCGCAGCGCGACGAACTCGACAAGGTCGCGGCCGACGCGCTGTCCTGCATCCGCAAGGTCGGCGCCCAGGGCCGGGTCGTGGACCTGCCGAACGGCCGGCCCTCGATCGTCGTGTCCGGTTTCGATCCGGACAGCTACGCGGCCGGCTGCGCGTCGAAGCTGGCGTTCGTGACGACCAAGGCCGAGGTCAAGCCGCTGGCCCAGCTGGGCCGGCTCGCCACCAGCTGTGCCGGGCTGTCCGCGAAGTACCGGCTCGGTGTGTGGCCGGACTTCTCGGTGTTCTACGCGAGCGCCGTGGACTCGGTGAAGGTCGCCGAGGTCCAGCCGGTCGCCTCGGCGTCGAGCGCCCGGATCAGCGGCTGCGTCGAAAAGGCCCGCCGCGCGATGCTGCAGGCCTACGTCGCCCCGCCGGCCCTGCTGTTCGTCACCGACCCGCGCTCCGGCGCCGACCAGACCCGGTTCACGCTGTCCCGGTCGAACACGATCCGGATCGTGACCGTCACCGGCGGGGTGCTGCTGGCGACGATCCTGGTCACCGTGCTGGTCGGCTACCGCCTGGTCCGGCCGTTGCGCGCGCTGACCGACGCCGCCGACGGGCACCGGCCGGTCCCGGTGTCCACGCAGGACGAGATCGGCCGCCTGGCCCGCGCGCTCAACGACTCGACCGAGCGCCGTGACCGGGCCGAGGCACAGCGCCGCGCGATGGTCAGCGACGTAGCCCACGAGCTGCGCACCCCGCTCACCAACATCCGCAGCTGGCTGGAGGCGGCCCAGGACGATCTGGCGCCCACCGACGGCCAGCTGCTGGAGCTGCTGCACGACGAGGCGCTGCTGCTCCAGCACATCATCGACGACCTGACCGACCTCGCCGCGGCGGACGCGGGGACGCTGCGGGTGCACCCCGAGCCGACGTACGTCCGCGACGTGCTCACCCAGGTCGCGGAGAGCCACCGCGCCCCGGCCCAGGCCGCCGGGGTCGAGCTGACCATCGCGGTCCAGGGCGACCCGGTCGTCACCGCCGACCCGGTCCGGTTGCGGCAGGTGGTGGGCAACCTGGTCGCGAACGGGATCCGCTACACCCCGGCAGGCGGTTCGGTCACCCTCGCCGCGTCCGAAGACCGGATTTCGGTACGGGACACCGGCGTCGGCATCGCCCCGGAGAACCTGCCCCGCATCTTCGACCGCTTCTGGCGCGCCGACGGGTCCCGCAGCCGCACCACCGGCGGCAGCGGCCTGGGCCTGGCCATCGCCCGCAAACTCACCGAAGCCCACGGCGGCACCCTCACCGCGGAGAGCACGCTCGCCCACGGCAGCACCTTCACGATCCGCCTGCCGGCACCCCCACCCCCACCAGCCACCCCGACCTGA
- the gcvT gene encoding glycine cleavage system aminomethyltransferase GcvT — protein sequence MRRTALFDVHQRHGATFTGFAGWEMPVRYGSDVAEHHAVRKSVGLFDLGHMGQIEVSGPEAAAFLDFALVGRLSAVRVGRAKYTMLCHTTGGVLDDLVVYRLAERRFLVVANAANAQVVRAMLGEHSGGFAVEIAMLDRSLIAVQGPGAAGIVGAHPELPYYAIKNGQVAGRDVLLARTGYTGEDGFEIYCDNADAAGIWAWAVASGANPAGLACRDTLRLEAGMPLYGHELTVRTTPFDAGLGRVVALDKRDFVGAAALREAAAREAAAREAAARDTAAPEAAARDAAGDSSGNDLVGRPEGRDADGGSEFVSSGKELVGLVGKGRRSPRAGYSVVDAVTGVKVGEVTSGAPSPTLGYPIALAYVTKNLDKVALAVDVRGVHEEVEVVPLPFYRRPTAARTADPGAHRSGSGNGNGNNQGNLMNPLHPEV from the coding sequence TTGAGACGCACCGCGCTCTTCGACGTTCACCAGCGCCACGGCGCGACCTTCACCGGTTTTGCCGGCTGGGAGATGCCGGTTCGGTACGGCAGTGACGTGGCCGAGCACCACGCCGTACGCAAGTCGGTCGGTCTTTTTGATCTCGGCCACATGGGGCAGATCGAGGTCAGCGGACCGGAAGCCGCAGCGTTCCTGGATTTTGCCCTGGTCGGACGGTTGTCCGCGGTCCGGGTGGGGCGGGCGAAGTACACGATGCTGTGCCACACGACAGGCGGGGTGCTTGACGATCTCGTCGTCTATCGGCTGGCCGAGCGGCGGTTCCTGGTCGTGGCGAACGCGGCGAACGCGCAGGTCGTGCGCGCGATGCTCGGGGAGCACTCGGGCGGGTTCGCGGTGGAGATCGCGATGCTGGACCGGTCGCTGATCGCGGTGCAGGGGCCGGGCGCGGCGGGGATCGTCGGGGCGCATCCGGAACTGCCGTACTACGCGATCAAGAACGGTCAGGTTGCCGGGCGGGACGTGTTGCTGGCGCGGACCGGGTACACCGGCGAGGACGGGTTCGAGATCTACTGCGACAACGCGGATGCGGCCGGGATCTGGGCGTGGGCGGTGGCGAGCGGGGCGAATCCGGCCGGGCTGGCCTGCCGGGACACGCTGCGGCTCGAGGCGGGGATGCCGCTGTACGGGCATGAGCTGACGGTTCGCACGACGCCGTTCGACGCCGGGCTGGGGCGGGTGGTGGCGCTCGACAAGCGGGACTTCGTCGGGGCGGCGGCGCTGCGCGAGGCGGCTGCGCGGGAGGCGGCTGCGCGGGAGGCGGCTGCGCGGGACACGGCTGCGCCGGAGGCGGCTGCGCGGGACGCGGCGGGCGATTCGTCCGGGAACGACCTGGTGGGCCGGCCCGAGGGGCGAGATGCCGATGGCGGGAGCGAATTCGTCTCGTCCGGGAAAGAGCTTGTCGGGCTGGTGGGTAAGGGGCGTCGGTCGCCGCGGGCGGGGTATTCCGTGGTTGACGCGGTGACCGGGGTGAAGGTCGGTGAGGTGACCAGCGGGGCGCCGTCGCCGACGCTGGGGTATCCGATTGCGCTGGCATATGTCACGAAAAATCTGGACAAGGTGGCTCTGGCGGTCGATGTTCGTGGCGTCCACGAAGAGGTCGAAGTCGTCCCGCTCCCGTTCTACCGCCGCCCAACTGCCGCCCGAACTGCCGACCCCGGCGCTCACCGAAGCGGCAGCGGCAACGGCAACGGCAACAACCAAGGAAACCTTATGAACCCGCTCCACCCGGAGGTCTGA
- a CDS encoding LuxR family transcriptional regulator — MDLLGRRPEQDTLGRLLREVRGGQSRALVLRGEAGCGKTALLDHLAARADFARLLRASGVESESEMAYSALQQLCAPLLDHLDVLAGPQRAALSTAFGLATGPPPERLLVGLAVLGLFAEAARTRPMLCVVDDAQWIDDASALILGFVARRLSAESVALVFAARDTGADRILAELPELRIGGLPHADARALLDAVLTGPVDAHVRDRIVAETRGNPLALRELPHGLSPAELAFGFGVPGTGPLTSRVEEGFQRRIAALPSPARTVLLTAAVEPVGNPGLLWRALERLGLGPEAASLAEADQLIEFGARVRFRHPLVRSAAWRSSPAADLRRVHAALAEVTDPATDPDRRAWHRAHATVGTDPGVAAELESSAGRALARGGWSAAAAFLERAAELTPDPARRGELLVSAATARADAGAYALVPAILAAAELTPLAPLSQARAESLRARVTFMLHHGRAAGPPLLAAARRLGGLDPEAARDAFLMAVGAAFWAGRFGGDDLRVAATAARDAAPPGEGFPDLLLAGFVSWVLDGRTVAVPALNRALDAMGSAADFGHVWLAAAAAHELFRLGLAHRMTQRAVELARGSGALSLLPNALTIQAHSLIDEGRLTEAADLLTEVDTVIRETGATVYQLSRLLLAAHRGPEQQTKDLLAEKLQDAAARGDGRLHTVCRRALAILYNGLGDFPAAVEAARDACAHDEMALAVWSLRELVEAAALAGRPELAADARARLAERTAVTPTRAARGFQAVADALAGPPGNAEACYRDAVELLSIADTATQGHRARLLYGEWLRRQDRPAEARTELKTVYDAFTGMGASFFAARAERELAAAGERVTKAARAGTVELTTQEATITQLAVTGRTTAEIAAALFLSPRTVEWHLGKVYQKLGISSRRELAAALPARR, encoded by the coding sequence GTGGATCTTCTCGGGCGGCGGCCAGAACAGGACACCCTCGGCCGGCTGCTCCGGGAGGTGCGGGGCGGGCAGAGCCGGGCGCTGGTCCTGCGCGGCGAGGCCGGCTGCGGCAAGACCGCGCTGCTCGACCACCTCGCGGCGCGGGCGGATTTCGCCCGGCTGCTGCGGGCCTCCGGCGTCGAATCCGAGTCGGAGATGGCGTACTCGGCGTTGCAGCAGCTCTGCGCCCCGCTGCTGGACCACCTCGACGTGCTGGCCGGGCCGCAGCGGGCCGCGCTGAGCACCGCGTTCGGGCTGGCCACCGGGCCACCGCCGGAGCGGCTGCTGGTCGGGCTCGCCGTACTCGGGCTGTTCGCCGAGGCGGCCCGCACCCGCCCGATGCTCTGCGTCGTCGATGACGCGCAGTGGATCGACGACGCATCCGCGCTGATCCTCGGCTTCGTGGCCCGCCGGCTGTCGGCCGAGTCGGTCGCCCTGGTCTTCGCCGCGCGGGACACCGGCGCCGACCGGATCCTCGCCGAACTGCCCGAGCTGCGGATCGGCGGGCTGCCGCACGCCGACGCCCGGGCGCTGCTGGACGCGGTGCTGACCGGCCCGGTCGACGCCCACGTCCGGGACCGCATCGTGGCCGAGACCCGCGGCAACCCGCTCGCGCTGCGGGAACTGCCGCACGGGCTGTCCCCGGCCGAGCTGGCGTTCGGCTTCGGCGTACCCGGCACCGGCCCACTGACCAGCCGCGTGGAGGAGGGCTTCCAGCGGCGGATCGCGGCGCTGCCGAGCCCGGCCCGGACCGTGCTGCTGACCGCCGCGGTCGAACCGGTCGGCAACCCGGGGCTGCTCTGGCGGGCTCTGGAACGGCTGGGCCTCGGCCCCGAGGCCGCGTCGCTCGCCGAGGCCGACCAGTTGATCGAGTTCGGCGCGCGGGTCCGGTTCCGGCACCCACTGGTGCGGTCGGCCGCCTGGCGATCCAGCCCCGCGGCCGATCTGCGGCGGGTGCACGCGGCGCTGGCCGAGGTGACCGACCCGGCCACCGACCCGGACCGGCGGGCCTGGCACCGGGCCCACGCCACCGTGGGCACCGACCCCGGCGTCGCCGCCGAACTGGAGAGCTCGGCCGGCCGGGCCCTGGCCCGGGGTGGCTGGTCCGCGGCCGCCGCCTTCCTCGAGCGCGCCGCCGAGCTGACCCCGGACCCGGCCCGGCGCGGCGAGCTGCTGGTGTCCGCGGCCACCGCACGTGCCGACGCCGGCGCATACGCCCTGGTCCCCGCCATCCTCGCGGCCGCCGAGCTGACCCCGCTCGCCCCGCTGTCGCAGGCGCGCGCCGAGAGCCTGCGCGCCCGGGTCACCTTCATGCTGCACCACGGCCGCGCCGCCGGACCGCCGCTGCTGGCCGCGGCCCGCCGCCTGGGCGGACTGGACCCGGAAGCGGCCCGGGACGCGTTCCTGATGGCGGTCGGCGCGGCCTTCTGGGCCGGCCGGTTCGGCGGCGACGACCTGCGGGTGGCCGCGACCGCCGCCCGGGACGCCGCGCCGCCCGGCGAGGGCTTCCCGGACCTGCTGCTGGCCGGCTTCGTGTCGTGGGTGCTCGACGGACGGACGGTCGCTGTCCCGGCCCTGAACCGCGCCCTCGACGCGATGGGCTCGGCCGCCGACTTCGGGCACGTCTGGCTGGCCGCGGCCGCGGCGCACGAACTGTTCCGGCTGGGCCTCGCCCACCGGATGACCCAGCGGGCGGTCGAGCTGGCCCGGGGCAGCGGCGCCCTGTCGCTGCTGCCGAACGCGCTGACCATCCAGGCGCACAGCCTGATCGACGAGGGCCGGCTCACCGAGGCCGCCGACCTGCTGACCGAGGTGGACACCGTGATCCGGGAGACCGGGGCCACCGTTTACCAGCTGTCGCGGCTGCTGCTCGCCGCGCACCGCGGCCCGGAGCAACAGACGAAGGACCTGCTCGCGGAGAAGCTTCAGGACGCCGCGGCCCGCGGCGACGGCCGCCTGCACACGGTCTGCCGGCGTGCCCTCGCGATCCTGTACAACGGACTCGGCGACTTCCCGGCCGCGGTCGAGGCGGCGCGGGACGCCTGCGCCCACGACGAGATGGCGCTCGCCGTCTGGTCGCTGCGCGAGCTGGTCGAGGCCGCCGCGCTCGCCGGGCGACCGGAGCTGGCCGCCGACGCCCGCGCGCGTCTCGCCGAGCGCACCGCGGTCACCCCGACCCGGGCCGCCCGTGGCTTCCAGGCCGTCGCGGACGCCCTCGCCGGCCCGCCCGGTAACGCCGAAGCCTGTTACCGGGACGCCGTCGAACTCCTGTCGATCGCCGACACCGCCACTCAGGGGCATCGGGCCCGGTTGCTCTACGGCGAGTGGCTGCGCCGGCAGGACCGGCCGGCCGAGGCCCGGACCGAGTTGAAGACCGTCTACGACGCCTTCACCGGGATGGGCGCGTCGTTCTTCGCCGCCCGCGCCGAGCGCGAGCTGGCGGCGGCCGGCGAGCGGGTCACCAAGGCGGCCCGGGCCGGCACGGTCGAGCTGACCACCCAGGAGGCGACGATCACTCAGCTGGCCGTCACCGGCCGCACCACCGCGGAGATCGCCGCCGCCCTGTTCCTGAGCCCGCGCACGGTCGAGTGGCACCTCGGCAAGGTCTACCAGAAGCTCGGCATCAGCTCCCGCCGCGAACTCGCCGCCGCGCTGCCGGCCCGCCGCTGA
- a CDS encoding MarR family winged helix-turn-helix transcriptional regulator, translating to MVSGESHGSQLLPVLAQLVRFLRQLEGPDNPSSISLSVLRRLSDDGPARVTDLARLTRASQPGMTQLVGRMEKAALVRRAPDPTDGRGVLVEVEPEGRDLLNRTHAYYAATFDQLFGELSADDVDAIVRALPALERLAQAGEKHNAGQHGP from the coding sequence ATGGTGAGCGGCGAGAGCCATGGATCACAGCTGTTGCCGGTGCTCGCTCAGCTGGTGCGCTTCCTGCGTCAGCTCGAGGGGCCGGACAACCCGAGCTCGATTTCGTTGTCCGTGCTGCGCCGGCTCTCCGACGACGGCCCGGCCCGGGTCACCGACCTGGCGCGCCTGACCCGGGCGTCCCAGCCCGGGATGACGCAGCTGGTCGGACGGATGGAGAAGGCCGCGTTGGTCCGCCGCGCCCCCGACCCGACGGACGGCCGCGGCGTGCTCGTCGAGGTCGAGCCGGAGGGGCGGGACCTGCTGAACCGGACGCACGCCTACTACGCGGCGACCTTCGACCAGCTCTTCGGGGAGCTGAGCGCGGACGACGTCGACGCGATCGTGCGGGCGTTGCCGGCGCTGGAACGGCTGGCGCAGGCGGGGGAGAAGCACAACGCGGGCCAGCACGGGCCATGA
- a CDS encoding oxidoreductase has product MDRIPDQHGRVAVVTGANSGLGLVTATELARHGAHVVLAVRNVAAGEEAARRIGGDVEVRELDLASLDSVRRFATRLTADHPAIDLLVNNAGLVLLGPRRTTADGFELQLGTNMLGHFALTGLLLATLTAAPAARVVSLSSITHKNAHLDFDDLMSERGYRAAPAYGRSKLATTIFGLELDRRLRAAGSPVLSVLAHPGMTRTNLTPRAWEHLGRAGKVLAAAGLILTQPVERGTEPQLRAATAPAVRGGQFFGPQGFLEMRGRVGDAKLSREAADPAVGRRLWSAAEQLTGVRYLDQA; this is encoded by the coding sequence ATGGACCGCATCCCCGACCAGCACGGACGGGTCGCCGTGGTGACCGGCGCGAACTCGGGCCTCGGCCTGGTCACCGCCACCGAGCTGGCCCGCCACGGCGCCCACGTGGTGCTCGCCGTCCGCAATGTCGCCGCGGGCGAGGAGGCCGCCCGGCGGATCGGCGGCGACGTCGAGGTGCGCGAGCTGGACCTGGCCTCGCTGGATTCGGTCCGCCGGTTCGCCACCCGCCTCACCGCTGACCACCCGGCGATCGACCTGCTGGTCAACAACGCCGGCCTGGTCCTGCTCGGCCCGCGCCGCACCACCGCGGACGGCTTCGAGCTGCAGTTGGGCACGAACATGCTGGGCCACTTCGCGCTGACCGGCCTGCTGCTCGCCACCCTGACCGCGGCGCCGGCGGCCCGGGTGGTCAGCCTCAGCTCGATCACCCACAAGAACGCCCACCTGGACTTCGACGACCTGATGTCCGAGCGGGGCTACCGGGCCGCGCCCGCCTACGGCCGGTCCAAGCTGGCCACCACGATCTTCGGCCTGGAACTGGACCGCCGGCTGCGCGCGGCCGGGTCACCGGTGCTCAGCGTGCTCGCCCACCCCGGGATGACCAGGACGAATCTGACCCCGCGCGCGTGGGAGCACCTCGGCCGGGCGGGCAAGGTGCTGGCGGCGGCTGGGCTGATCCTCACCCAGCCGGTCGAGCGGGGCACAGAACCCCAGTTGCGGGCCGCCACGGCTCCCGCCGTACGCGGAGGTCAGTTCTTCGGTCCTCAGGGTTTTCTGGAGATGCGCGGCCGCGTCGGCGACGCCAAGCTCAGCCGCGAGGCCGCCGACCCCGCGGTCGGCCGGCGTCTCTGGTCCGCCGCCGAGCAACTGACCGGGGTCCGCTACCTCGATCAGGCGTAG
- a CDS encoding L-serine ammonia-lyase: protein MAVSVFDLFSIGIGPSSSHTVGPMRAARLFTRLLDDRVTRVRAELFGSLGATGHGHGTPRAVLLGLMGEDPETVDTSLEVPTDGRIVISNGHEIGVDLVLHRRRSLPEHPNGMTFTALGADGAELLAKTYFSVGGGFVVDQVTSRVRTDDTPLPHPFSSGAELLELTRTTGLSISRLMLANETAWRPAAEVKSGLLAIWQVMDDCVNAGLDAEGVLPGGLKVRRRAAATARQLRAAGDPAVHAMEWLTAYAMAVNEQNAAGGRVVTAPTNGAAGIIPSVLSYCRAFVPGFDDDGVVRFLLAAAAIGLLFKENASISGAEVGCQGEVGSACAMAAAGLAEVLGGTPEQVENAAEIGMEHNLGLTCDPVGGLVQIPCIERNGMAAVKAVTAAKMALRGDGKHHVSLDKVIKTMKETGADMKIKYKETSRGGLAVNVIEC, encoded by the coding sequence ATGGCCGTCTCCGTCTTCGACCTGTTCTCGATCGGCATCGGCCCCTCCAGCTCCCACACGGTCGGCCCGATGCGCGCCGCCCGGCTGTTCACCCGGCTCCTCGACGACCGGGTGACCCGCGTCCGCGCGGAGCTCTTCGGCTCGCTCGGCGCCACCGGCCACGGCCACGGCACCCCGCGCGCCGTGCTGCTGGGCCTGATGGGGGAGGATCCGGAGACCGTCGACACCTCCCTGGAGGTGCCCACGGACGGGCGGATCGTGATCAGCAACGGTCACGAGATCGGCGTCGACCTGGTGCTGCACCGCCGCCGGTCGCTGCCCGAGCACCCCAACGGCATGACCTTCACCGCGCTCGGCGCCGACGGCGCCGAGCTGCTGGCCAAGACCTATTTCTCGGTCGGCGGCGGCTTCGTCGTGGATCAGGTCACTTCCCGGGTACGTACGGACGACACCCCGCTCCCGCATCCGTTCAGCTCCGGCGCGGAGCTGCTGGAGCTGACCCGGACGACCGGATTGTCGATCTCCCGCCTGATGCTGGCCAACGAGACCGCGTGGCGCCCGGCCGCCGAGGTGAAGTCCGGGCTGCTCGCCATCTGGCAGGTCATGGACGACTGCGTGAACGCGGGACTGGACGCCGAAGGCGTGCTGCCCGGGGGCCTCAAGGTCCGTCGGCGGGCCGCGGCCACCGCCCGTCAGCTGCGGGCCGCCGGGGACCCGGCCGTGCACGCCATGGAGTGGCTCACGGCGTACGCGATGGCCGTCAATGAGCAGAACGCGGCCGGAGGTCGCGTGGTGACCGCGCCCACCAACGGCGCCGCGGGCATCATCCCCTCGGTGCTCAGCTACTGCCGGGCGTTCGTGCCGGGTTTCGACGACGACGGGGTCGTCCGGTTCCTGCTGGCGGCCGCCGCGATCGGGCTGCTGTTCAAGGAGAACGCGTCGATCTCCGGCGCCGAGGTGGGTTGTCAGGGCGAGGTCGGTTCGGCGTGCGCGATGGCCGCGGCCGGGCTCGCCGAGGTGCTCGGCGGCACGCCCGAGCAGGTGGAGAACGCCGCCGAGATCGGGATGGAGCACAACCTCGGCCTGACCTGCGACCCGGTCGGCGGACTGGTGCAGATCCCGTGCATCGAGCGGAACGGGATGGCCGCGGTGAAGGCGGTCACCGCGGCGAAGATGGCCCTGCGCGGCGACGGCAAGCACCACGTCTCCCTCGACAAGGTGATCAAGACGATGAAGGAGACCGGCGCCGACATGAAGATCAAGTACAAGGAGACGTCCCGCGGCGGCCTCGCCGTCAACGTCATCGAGTGCTGA
- a CDS encoding helix-turn-helix transcriptional regulator, translating into MTDLGDFLRRCRAGLTPEAAGLPGPSSGRRVRGLRREEVARLAGVSTDYYTRLEQGRHASPSTAVVEALARVFRLDPAACGHLADLARPVRRQPRQPQTQRVRPAMRQFIASMTGHPALILGRRTDVLAANDLARALLTDWTLLPPAQRNYTRWIFLDPAAREMFVDWAAVAAESVGTLRLYAGRNPDDLRLGELVKELKEKSPEFGTWWTAHQVHERTHGFKRMNHPAVGPITLHFEAMTLSGDAEQTLFVYHTDPGSPSQDNLRLLTMLTLDQPTRTRR; encoded by the coding sequence ATGACAGATCTGGGCGACTTCCTTCGCAGGTGCCGGGCCGGCCTGACGCCGGAGGCTGCCGGCCTGCCCGGTCCATCGAGCGGGCGGCGGGTCCGTGGCCTTCGCCGTGAGGAGGTCGCACGGCTCGCCGGGGTCAGCACCGACTACTACACCCGCTTGGAGCAGGGCCGGCACGCCAGCCCGTCCACCGCGGTGGTCGAGGCGCTGGCCCGGGTCTTCCGGCTCGATCCAGCGGCGTGCGGCCATCTGGCCGACCTCGCGCGGCCGGTCCGGCGGCAGCCCCGGCAGCCGCAGACCCAGCGGGTGCGCCCGGCGATGCGGCAGTTCATCGCGTCGATGACCGGGCATCCCGCGCTGATCCTCGGGCGCCGCACCGACGTTCTCGCGGCGAACGATCTCGCCCGTGCCCTGCTCACCGATTGGACCTTGCTGCCGCCCGCGCAGCGCAACTACACCCGCTGGATCTTCCTCGACCCGGCCGCCCGGGAGATGTTCGTCGATTGGGCCGCGGTGGCCGCCGAGTCCGTCGGCACACTGCGCCTCTACGCGGGCCGCAATCCCGACGACCTCCGCCTCGGCGAGCTGGTCAAAGAGCTAAAGGAGAAGAGCCCAGAATTCGGTACGTGGTGGACCGCCCACCAGGTGCACGAGCGCACGCACGGCTTCAAGCGCATGAACCATCCGGCCGTCGGCCCGATCACCCTGCACTTCGAGGCGATGACGCTCTCGGGTGACGCCGAGCAGACCCTGTTCGTCTATCACACCGACCCGGGCAGCCCGTCCCAGGACAACCTGCGACTGCTCACCATGCTGACCCTCGACCAGCCGACCCGGACCAGGCGATGA
- a CDS encoding SDR family NAD(P)-dependent oxidoreductase, with the protein MTTWFITGTSRGIGLELVTQLLERGDAVAATTRSARRLEAALGPADRKRLLALELDLTDEQAVAEAVRATVERFGGIDVVVNNAGYGFLGAVEEATDAEVRQMFGVQIFGVWNVLRAVLPGMRFAGSGHVINVSSILGLTAFPGWGLYCSAKFALEGLSAALAAEVAGAGIRVNVIEPGYTRTDFLGASSLALASNAGDGYPAIREMTSDHLKMPGTQLGDPVRAAAAIIRVADDGGAPLHQLLGSDSYGLAKARLDALTADVEAGRELALSTEFS; encoded by the coding sequence ATGACCACCTGGTTCATCACCGGCACGTCCCGGGGCATCGGCCTCGAACTGGTCACGCAGTTGCTGGAGCGAGGCGACGCCGTCGCGGCGACGACGCGATCGGCGCGGCGTCTCGAAGCGGCCCTGGGCCCCGCCGACCGGAAGCGGCTGCTCGCCCTCGAACTGGATCTCACCGACGAGCAGGCGGTCGCCGAGGCGGTCCGGGCCACCGTCGAGCGCTTCGGCGGCATCGACGTCGTCGTCAACAACGCCGGCTATGGATTTCTCGGTGCGGTCGAGGAGGCCACCGACGCCGAGGTCCGGCAGATGTTCGGCGTGCAGATCTTCGGCGTCTGGAACGTGCTGCGAGCGGTCCTGCCCGGCATGCGCTTCGCCGGTAGTGGTCACGTCATCAACGTCTCGTCGATCCTGGGCCTGACCGCCTTTCCCGGCTGGGGGCTGTACTGCTCTGCCAAGTTCGCGCTGGAGGGGCTGTCGGCCGCGCTCGCCGCGGAGGTGGCCGGCGCCGGCATCCGGGTGAACGTGATCGAGCCCGGCTACACCCGCACCGACTTCCTGGGCGCGTCGTCGCTGGCGCTGGCGTCGAATGCCGGCGACGGCTACCCGGCGATCCGCGAGATGACGTCGGACCATCTGAAGATGCCCGGCACCCAGCTCGGCGACCCGGTGCGGGCCGCCGCCGCGATCATCCGGGTTGCCGATGACGGCGGGGCCCCGCTGCACCAGCTGCTCGGCTCCGACTCCTACGGCCTGGCCAAGGCTCGGCTCGATGCGCTGACCGCGGATGTCGAGGCCGGCCGCGAGCTGGCCCTGAGCACGGAGTTCTCATGA